One window of the Camarhynchus parvulus chromosome 2, STF_HiC, whole genome shotgun sequence genome contains the following:
- the ITGB1 gene encoding integrin beta-1, with protein MAETNFKWLTCAGVLCCLIWNGFAQQGGSDCIKANAKSCGECIQAGPNCGWCKKTDFLQEGEPTSARCDDLAALKSKGCPMEDIENPRGSKQVLENREVTNRKKGAAEKLKPEAITQIQPQKLSLHLRVGEPQTISLKFKRAEDYPIDLYYLMDLSYSMKDDLENVKSLGTALMLEMEKITSDFRIGFGSFVEKTVMPYISTTPAKLRNPCTGDQNCTSPFSYKNVLSLTSEGNKFNELVGKQHISGNLDSPEGGFDAIMQVAVCGEQIGWRNVTRLLVFSTDAGFHFAGDGKLGGIVLPNDGKCHLENNVYTMSHYYDYPSIAHLVQKLSENNIQTIFAVTEEFQAVYKELKNLIPKSAVGTLSSNSSNVIQLIIDAYNSLSSEVILENTKLPKGVTISYKSFCKNGVNDTQEDGRKCSNISIGDEVRFEINITANECPKKEQNETIKIKPLGFTEEVEINLQFICECQCQSEGEPNSPACHAGNGTFECGACRCNEGRIGRLCECSTDEVNSEDMDAYCRRENSTEICSNNGECICGQCVCKKRENTNEVYSGKYCECDNFNCDRSNGLICGGNGICKCRVCECFPNFTGSACDCSLDTTPCMASNGQICNGRGTCECGTCNCTDPKFQGPTCEMCQTCLGVCAEHKDCVQCRAFDKGEKKETCSQECMHFNMTRVESRDKLPQPGQPDPLSHCKEKDVDDCWFYFTYSVNSNGEANVHVVETPECPSGPDIIPIVAGVVAGIVLIGLALLLIWKLLMIIHDRREFAKFEKEKMNAKWDTGENPIYKSAVTTVVNPKYEGK; from the exons ACTAATTTCAAATGGCTCACATGTGCTGGTGTCCTCTGTTGCTTGATATGGAATGGATTTGCCCAGCAAG GTGGAAGCGACTGCataaaagcaaatgcaaagTCATGTGGGGAATGTATACAAGCAGGACCAAACTGTGGCTGGTGTAAAAAAACA GACTTTTTGCAAGAAGGAGAGCCAACATCTGCCCGCTGTGATGACTTGGCGGCACTGAAGAGTAAAGGCTGCCCCATGGAAGATATAGAGAATCCCAGAGGCAGCAAACAGGTGCTCGAAAATAGAGAAGTAACAAATCGTAAGAAAGGGGCTGCAGAGAAGCTGAAACCAGAAGCCATTACACAGATCCAGCCACAGAAATTATCACTGCATCTAAGAGTTG GGGAACCCCAgacaatttcattaaaattcaagAGAGCTGAAGACTACCCCATTGACCTTTATTATCTTATGGACCTCTCCTATTCTATGAAAGATGATTTAGAGAATGTGAAAAGTCTCGGAACAGCTCTGATGttagagatggaaaaaataacttcagaCTTTCGGATTG GCTTTGGCTCTTTTGTGGAGAAAACTGTGATGCCTTATATCAGTACAACACCAGCCAAACTCAGAAATCCTTGTACAGGGGACCAGAACTGTACAAGTCCATTTAGCTATAAAAATGTGCTTAGCCTTACCAGTGAAGGAAACAAGTTCAATGAACTTGTAGGTAAACAGCACATTTCTGGGAACTTAGATTCTCCTGAAGGTGGATTTGATGCAATAATGCAGGTTGCAGTTTGTGGG GAACAAATTGGCTGGAGGAATGTTACAAGACTATTAGTGTTTTCCACGGATGCTGGATTCCACTTTGCAGGAGATGGTAAACTTGGTGGAATTGTTCTGCCAAATGATGGGAAATGTCATCTGGAAAATAATGTGTACACAATGAGCCACTATTAC GATTATCCATCTATTGCTCATCTGGTACAGAAACTTAGTGAGAACAATATTCAGACAATCTTTGCTGTTACTGAAGAGTTTCAGGCAGTCTATAAG GAACTGAAAAATCTGATACCAAAATCAGCAGTGGGAACATTGTCTTCAAATTCCAGTAATGTGATTCAGCTGATCATTGATGCATACAAT TCCCTTTCTTCAGAGGTTATCCTGGAAAATACTAAGCTACCAAAAGGAGTGACAATCAGTTACAAGTCTTTCTGCAAGAATGGAGTGAATGACACACAAGAAGATGGAAGGAAGTGTTCTAACATTTCTATTGGAGATGAG GTTAGATTTGAGATTAATATAACAGCTAATGAATGTccaaagaaagaacaaaatgaaacaattaaaattaaaccacTGGGATTCACTGAAGAAGTTGAAATTAATCTCCAGTTCATCTGTGAGTGTCAGTGTCAGAGTGAAGGAGAGCCTAATAGTCCAGCCTGCCATGCAGGAAATGGAACATTTGAATGTGGTGCCTGCAG ATGTAATGAAGGACGAATCGGAAGACTATGTGAATGTAGCACAGATGAAGTAAATAGTGAGGATATGGATGCTTACTGCAGGAGggagaacagcacagaaatctgcagTAACAATGGAGAATGCATTTGTGGACAATGTGTGTGCAAGAAGAGGGAGAACACCAATGAGGTGTATTCTGGCAAATACTGTGAATGTGACAACTTCAACTGTGATCGATCAAATGGTTTAATCTGTGGAG GAAACGGGATCTGCAAGTGCAGAGTGTGCGAGTGTTTCCCCAACTTCACTGGCAGCGCCTGCGATTGTTCCTTGGATACTACACCGTGTATGGCATCGAATGGGCAGATTTGCAATGGAAGAGGAACCTGTGAATGTGGCACCTGTAACTGTACAGATCCCAAATTCCAAGGCCCCACCTGTGAAATGTGTCAGACTTGCCTCGGTGTCTGTGCAGAACACAA GGACTGTGTTCAGTGCAGAGCTTTCGATAAGGGGGAGAAGAAGGAGACGTGTTCCCAGGAGTGCATGCACTTCAACATGACGCGCGTGGAGAGCCGCGACAAGCTGCCGCAGCCCGGCCAGCCCGACCCGCTGTCCCACTGCAAAGAGAAGGACGTGGATGACTGCTGGTTCTACTTCACTTACTCTGTCAACTCCAATGGTGAAGCCAATGTCCACGTGGTGGAGACCCCAG AGTGCCCCAGCGGTCCTGACATCATTCCCATTGTAGCCGGTGTGGTTGCTGGAATTGTTCTTATTGGACTTGCATTATTATTGATTTGGAAACTACTAATGATCATTCATGACAGAAGAGAATTTGCTAAatttgaaaaagagaagatgaaTGCCAAGTGGGATACG